One Gossypium hirsutum isolate 1008001.06 chromosome A08, Gossypium_hirsutum_v2.1, whole genome shotgun sequence genomic window, CTGTCCACACTTAACCCGTCCCCCAGCGCGTCGAACAACGCGCTGTAGTAATGCAATGCTTCCACGAACCGCCCTAGGAAACTACCCCCGTGGCTTAAGTCCTGTTCCACGATGGTGATTAATTTCGGCTTCAACACCGTCAACAATCTCAACGTCGCCAAATCACTCCCCGTTATGTCGTATAAGCAATGATGCATCCAATGGACCACCACCGCTTCACTTGACCGGACTCCCAGTTGGCTCAGATCTGTTAAATTTCCGATTTTGCCCTCCAGCGGATGGAACTCGAATGGTAACCCTAACGATGCCGCGAAATCCGCCAGTCTTTTCCCGGTCAACTCTAGGAGCTCCGACGAGGATCCGAACCCCGTGATTCTCATCGATCGGATCTTTTTTGACCGGGAGGCGAGGATGTGGAATAATCCTGGCCATTGGAGACCTTGCATGATGTCGAGATCGATGACGTGGACACAATCCTCACCACTCAATGCTTGGAAGATGGCTTGATTGGCGGTGAAGTGAGAGAATTTGACCAAAGGACTTATCGAATTGTAAGATTGCAGAGCATTGAAGATCTTTTGGGACTGAGTCAAGGTCAGTGATTTGTTATCCAGTGGAGAATAGGTTCTTAAGCTAGAACTCACCACGCGTGCCTGCAAAGCGTGTGCGAAGTACGCGCCGACACGTTCGGGAGATGAACCGAACGGAGAAGAGAGTTGGGATATTTCAGGTAAAAGATCGGTGGCGTCCTCGAGGTTATCCATGGCGACGCATTCGGCGCATTGGAGCAGGAGACCTAAAAGCCTTAA contains:
- the LOC107950277 gene encoding scarecrow-like protein 23, translating into MLQSLVPQSPISSNTTSSNPSSSMKSKRVERDVSAATGEDSTADDPSNKRPNYSSGDKAAAANEHDETVIEGESTGLRLLGLLLQCAECVAMDNLEDATDLLPEISQLSSPFGSSPERVGAYFAHALQARVVSSSLRTYSPLDNKSLTLTQSQKIFNALQSYNSISPLVKFSHFTANQAIFQALSGEDCVHVIDLDIMQGLQWPGLFHILASRSKKIRSMRITGFGSSSELLELTGKRLADFAASLGLPFEFHPLEGKIGNLTDLSQLGVRSSEAVVVHWMHHCLYDITGSDLATLRLLTVLKPKLITIVEQDLSHGGSFLGRFVEALHYYSALFDALGDGLSVDSLERHTVEQQLFGNEIRNIVAVGGPKRTGEVKVERWGEELRRVGFQPVSLGGNPAAQASLLLGMFPWKGYTLLEENGCLKLGWKDLSLLTASAWQPSD